From Natronincola ferrireducens, the proteins below share one genomic window:
- a CDS encoding DUF418 domain-containing protein translates to MHDSNSAQLQPVSEQSRVKEIDIIRGFALFGVLLVNVVFFSYVTIDSLTSGIHVLSYPLNLSNSTDRILAIFIKLFAEGKFYTIFSILFGLGFYIFIKKVEEKGFSPKSLFRRRLLLLMLFGVLNLFLVWFGDILHVYALIGFILLAFRNKSIKSLKRWIVILLIISTLLMTISTPSPLALRSHFGDVDYFSYSERVERSFDIYENGSYFEIIRFRITNDLPFVLISLLFTIPKILGMFLIGLLLAKLKIFHDIKGNLHLIKKMWKTTGALSVLSTLICIIMGYIFLPSLVVASLFFGLFFELGTVFLSLFYITSLLLLLRKDTFIKILAPLQWVGRMALTNYLVQCILCSFVFYGQGLGLITNMGILAGVLFTVVIFSLQVIFSKVWFDYYKFGPLEWVWRKYTYSKV, encoded by the coding sequence ATGCATGATAGTAATTCAGCTCAGCTTCAACCAGTAAGTGAGCAAAGTAGAGTTAAAGAAATTGATATTATTAGAGGTTTTGCATTATTTGGAGTTCTATTAGTAAATGTAGTGTTCTTTAGTTATGTTACAATTGACTCCCTTACCTCAGGGATTCATGTTTTAAGCTATCCTCTTAATTTAAGCAACTCTACTGATAGGATTTTGGCTATATTTATTAAATTGTTTGCTGAAGGTAAGTTCTATACTATTTTTTCAATTTTATTTGGCTTAGGATTTTATATTTTTATAAAAAAGGTTGAAGAAAAAGGTTTTTCTCCGAAATCATTATTTAGAAGAAGACTTTTGCTGCTTATGCTATTTGGCGTTTTGAATTTATTTTTAGTTTGGTTTGGGGATATACTTCATGTTTACGCTTTAATTGGATTCATATTATTGGCTTTTAGAAATAAATCTATAAAAAGCCTCAAGCGTTGGATTGTAATATTATTAATAATATCTACATTGTTAATGACGATATCGACCCCATCTCCCTTAGCACTCAGGTCTCACTTTGGAGATGTAGATTACTTTTCTTATAGTGAAAGGGTTGAAAGGTCCTTTGATATATATGAAAATGGGTCTTATTTTGAAATTATTAGATTTAGAATAACGAATGATCTACCATTTGTATTAATCTCTTTATTATTTACAATTCCTAAAATCTTAGGGATGTTTTTAATAGGCTTACTGCTTGCTAAATTAAAGATATTTCATGATATTAAGGGTAATCTACATTTAATTAAAAAAATGTGGAAAACAACAGGAGCTTTAAGTGTATTATCCACACTAATTTGTATAATAATGGGTTATATTTTTCTACCAAGTTTGGTGGTGGCTTCTTTATTCTTTGGATTGTTTTTTGAGTTGGGCACTGTATTTTTATCACTATTTTACATCACATCATTACTATTATTACTTAGAAAAGATACTTTTATAAAAATATTAGCCCCACTTCAATGGGTAGGTAGAATGGCCCTCACAAACTATTTGGTGCAATGTATTTTATGCTCCTTTGTGTTTTATGGTCAAGGTTTGGGGCTTATAACCAATATGGGTATTCTAGCAGGAGTTTTATTTACAGTGGTCATATTTAGTTTACAGGTTATATTTAGTAAAGTTTGGTTTGATTATTATAAGTTTGGTCCATTAGAGTGGGTCTGGAGGAAATATACTTATAGTAAAGTGTAG